One segment of Anopheles stephensi strain Indian chromosome 3, UCI_ANSTEP_V1.0, whole genome shotgun sequence DNA contains the following:
- the LOC118513277 gene encoding protein expanded, with amino-acid sequence MRAFCTVSAPLEVCAPPSRPLPPGTRFLALKLLGTPQPRTLYFLVEAKSRVREVYAQTCHHFSKQGMLDTELFGLAVLIDGEYLFADPESKLSKYGPKSWRSSHTHGLDANGKPLLELHFRVQFYIESPLMLRDEVSRHNYYLQLKYNAVNRDLPKECSEQSLLLLGGLSLQADLGDSVPEDAGTSLPATPSVTTASTSIATVPGTSTTSAGPNMGVVNVTAINSGSIAGNSGSGSSTSSSSNSSTTSKSSATSSNSSTTSASSPNPSGGSSSASSTSTAPSSSTTAGGSLLSASAIGQSSTTNEGGSNVGCGNNSGSVSPSVEYFRPDEYLNPALRSAWGISAVTTCHRENRGLSRADAETHYIREACNLNEAINAHIFRMKQSKNETGLGTVALSIYAKGIRIATDGSSTPTTFHWPHIGKLSFDRKKFEIRSGDSKITLYSTNDDKNKMILALCRETHQFSMKIAPRLTEAIKREEEESSCIHGYPYLYSRALNLPYKSKSDQRISVISSTSSNTTSGIVSDRVHSEDELEIMINTPPTATLAAPSTESLALAHLLDCPSVSRQTSSVGQVSLKDLEGTFAALSVGRTANLNASNSIITSNSNSASSDNGSVEGKPERPSKDCDSSPSSQHNIGSQCSSTCSTVVVATDCLSLPQSSTATSTTTISNGGGAGTMVQATISPDRRQTSTCSSLVLGFSHTAQNSTLSVATSTCLDHDINEEEEETHSGVYTIAHVPPTETSGVYTMNSSELTGQSSEIAESESHESSHYGSFQPCRSEMADPLEPVDSVDGDYHRPRLDSGLNSEFRMRSDSNVSAAGSFRGDGSDPTDNKHSLLSAEELTDLIVGRGTYPSRKTVSHTLDSDCDYVTLPLPLEGESYLQGSEDTAPTEDEYDDEVLPPAPPKRIDSNMAAAAVPTRPTQLLQQVDPAGGAPPPPPPYNAHHETTGLRGPDIRAHTVPDPEAPAIPLRDPPPYPQKPMAMRKSPVLPPTLPVAPVLTAAPVSEEVPARFITTRPQINILKAHASVVGETPKPSFAAPTVNNIGNLSQATPPPPPPPVPSSAVGMPAYNLHPNHKAITSPPPPYPEMPKPPQHRTTACVLLPVIKPRQYHPPPPPTIPRQPPPPPPPHPLATVYTSQLPRSQIELYQQQLYSDVDYVIYPIQDPSISQQEYLDAKQGSILAAMAQSPPPPPYLAYHTVRAHNRSWDACKNHAIYRSTPYLSMALSSNSRYASTQNLSDTYVQLPGAYSPLYSPSVASLCSSYEPPPPPPLRPRPPMVSSKATTSSMQSHGAGGGHMSMASSGPSPALFARSRSDDNILNSVENTPKIRRHPPPPPPPPYESKKAIRKPPLPLPTPPPPMEKLIQKPPVAIPSPAQQPLVAFNPERPPEVPAKPTPPKPSGPSAKLQAQIKKQYPDFDMSTVASLADPSANDHTSIDIKTLREKSKNLDLPLISALMHDRSLLRQTRAFVMPKHPKSNGSNGLQKGSSTGPTPGTPTINGESPTGNGGSPPGSNPSPKSKYPVSGLSTTQLAKPRKTSASHRHPNDKLPPLPGQTGPGQTGPTAEGNNYVMDPTPTPIKQKSFSSSQPSA; translated from the exons ATGGCGAGTACCTTTTCGCCGATCCCGAGAGCAAACTGTCCAAGTACGGACCAAAAAGCTGGCGTTCCTCGCACACTCAT ggCCTGGACGCCAACGGGAAACCTCTCCTGGAGCTACACTTCCGCGTGCAGTTCTACATCGAGAGTCCGCTCATGCTGCGAGATGAAGTCTCGCGGCACAACTACTATCTGCAGCTGAAGTACAACGCAGTCAACCGGGACCTGCCGAAGGAGTGCTCTGAGCAgagtttgctgctgctcggtggaCTCTCCTTGCAGGCGGATCTCGGTGACAGCGTGCCGGAGGATGCCGGAACATCATTACCCGCCACACCGTCGGTGACCACAGCTTCTACATCCATTGCCACGGTACCTGGCACCTCAACCACCAGCGCCGGACCGAACATGGGTGTTGTTAATGTAACCGCGATCAACTCGGGCAGTATTGCTGGTAACAGCGGTAGTGGTAGCAGCACAAGCAGTAGCAGTAATAGCAGTACCACCAGCAAAAGCAGTGCCACTAGCAGCAACTCCAGTACCACGTCCGCCTCTTCGCCCAACCCGTCGGGTGGATCTTCATCAGCATCGTCCACGTCGACGGCACCATCATCCTCAACCACTGCTGGCGGTTCACTGTTGAGCGCTTCCGCCATTGGACAATCCTCCACAACAAACGAGGGCGGAAGTAACGTGGGCTGCGGTAACAATAGTGGAAGTGTGTCTCCTTCGGTGGAGTACTTCCGCCCGGACGAGTACCTCAACCCGGCACTTCGATCAGCCTGGGGTATCTCCGCCGTCACCACGTGCCACCGGGAGAACCGTGGCCTTTCGCGAGCCGATGCCGAAACGCACTACATCCGCGAGGCGTGCAACCTGAACGAAGCCATCAACGCGCATATCTTCCGGATGAAGCAGTCCAAGAACGAAACCGGCCTCGGTACGGTCGCGCTGAGCATCTACGCAAAGGGTATCCGAATTGCGACGGATGGCAGCTCAACGCCGACCACGTTTCACTGGCCGCACATCGGCAAGCTAAGCTTCGATCGGAAAAAGTTCGAGATCCGGTCGGGTGACAGCAAGATCACGCTCTACTCCACCAACGATGACAAGAACAAGATGATCCTGGCGCTTTGTCGTGAGACGCATCAGTTCTCGATGAAGATCGCACCGCGCCTGACCGAGGCGATCAAGcgcgaggaggaggagagcAGCTGCATCCACGGCTATCCGTATTTGTACTCGCGTGCCTTGAACCTGCCGTACAAGAGTAAAAGCGATCAGCGCATCTCGGTGATATCCAGTACCAGCTCCAATACCACCTCGGGCATCGTGAGTGACCGTGTACACTCGGAGGACGAGCTGGAGATCATGATCAACACACCGCCGACGGCCACGCTCGCTGCGCCTTCTACGGAAAGCCTCGCCCTGGCGCATCTCCTTGACTGTCCGAGCGTGTCGCGCCAGACGTCGTCGGTTGGGCAGGTATCGTTGAAGGATCTGGAAGGTACCTTCGCGGCGCTTTCGGTAGGACGAACAGCTAATCTGAACGCTTCCAACTCGATCATCACGAGCAATAGCAACAGCGCGAGTAGTGACAATGGTAGCGTGGAAGGAAAACCTGAACGGCCCAGCAAGGATTGCGATTCATCACCGTCCTCGCAGCATAACATCGGTTCGCAGTGCTCGTCGACCTGCAGCACGGTAGTGGTGGCCACGGATTGTCTCAGCCTACCGCAAAGCTCGACAGCAACGAGCACGACTACGATCAGCAATGGTGGTGGAGCAGGAACGATGGTACAAGCGACAATTAGTCCCGATCGCAGACAGACGTCCACCTGTAGCAGCTTGGTGTTGGGATTTAGTCACACGGCACAGAACAGTACGCTGAGTGTCGCTACCAGCACCTGTCTGGATCATGACATcaacgaggaggaggaggagacgcACTCGGGTGTTTACACGATTGCGCACGTTCCTCCGACCGAAACGAGCGGTGTGTACACAATGAACAGCAGCGAGCTTACCGGACAGTCATCAGAGATTGCCGAGTCCGAGTCGCACGAAAGTTCACACTACGGTAGCTTCCAACCGTGTCGGAGTGAGATGGCGGATCCGCTGGAACCGGTCGATTCGGTCGATGGCGATTACCACCGACCACGGCTTGACAGTGGACTGAACAGCGAGTTCCGGATGCGCTCGGACTCGAACGTTAGTGCGGCAGGTTCGTTCCGAGGCGACGGTAGCGATCCAACGGACAACAAGCATTCACTGCTGAGTGCCGAGGAGTTGACCGATTTGATCGTGGGACGCGGAACGTATCCTTCCCGCAAAACCGTTAGCCACACGCTCGATTCCGACTGCGACTACGTGACGTTGCCACTTCCTCTCGAGGGAGAAAGTTACCTACAGGGCAGCGAGGACACGGCTCCCACCGAGGACGAGTACGACGATGAAGTGCTACCGCCGGCTCCGCCCAAGCGCATCGATAGCAACATGGCAGCGGCAGCCGTCCCAACGAGACCCACTCAACTGCTGCAGCAGGTAGATCCGGCCGGTGGGGcacctccaccacctccaccgtaCAATGCGCATCACGAAACGACGGGACTGCGAGGACCAGATATTCGGGCACACACCGTCCCGGATCCGGAAGCACCGGCAATCCCATTACGTGACCCACCGCCCTACCCACAGAAACCGATGGCAATGCGCAAAAGTCCGGTACTGCCACCGACCCTGCCCGTTGCGCCCGTCCTAACGGCCGCTCCCGTTTCGGAGGAAGTACCGGCAAGGTTCATCACTACCCGGCCACAGATCAACATTCTCAAAGCGCACGCCAGCGTCGTGGGAGAAACTCCCAAGCCCAGCTTTGCCGCCCCGACCGTCAACAATATTGGCAATCTCTCGCAGGCAACACCGCCGCCACCTCCACCCCCGGTACCATCGAGTGCAGTCGGCATGCCGGCGTACAATTTGCATCCTAATCACAAAGCCATAACctcgccaccgccaccgtatCCGGAGATGCCGAAACCGCCGCAACATCGCACCACCGCCTGCGTACTGCTGCCGGTCATCAAGCCCCGCCAGTACCATCCACCTCCCCCACCGACAATCCCAAGACAACCGCCACCTCCTCCGCCACCGCATCCGCTGGCTACGGTGTACACTAGCCAGCTGCCACGCTCGCAGATTGAActgtaccagcagcagctgtacaGTGACGTAGACTACGTGATCTACCCGATCCAGGATCCGTCGATTAGCCAGCAGGAGTACTTGGACGCGAAGCAGGGTTCCATCCTAGCGGCCATGGCACAgagtccaccaccaccgccctaCCTCGCTTATCACACCGTGCGGGCACACAACCGTAGCTGGGATGCGTGCAAAAACCATGCCATCTACCGCAGTACACCCTACCTGTCGATGGCGCTCTCGTCCAACTCACGGTACGCTTCGACCCAGAACCTCTCCGATACGTACGTTCAGCTGCCGGGTGCCTACTCGCCCCTGTACAGTCCATCCGTGGCAAGTCTCTGCTCCTCGTACgaacctcctccaccacctccGCTACGTCCTCGCCCACCGATGGTTTCCTCCAAGGCGACCACATCCTCGATGCAATCGCACGGAGCCGGCGGTGGCCATATGTCGATGGCATCTTCCGGCCCATCACCGGCGCTCTTTGCTCGGTCCCGTTCGGACGATAACATCCTCAACTCGGTCGAAAACACACCGAAGATCCGACGCCATCCTCCGCCACCTCCTCCACCGCCATACGAAAGCAAGAAAGCCATCCGCAAGCCACCGCTTCCGCTtccgacaccaccaccaccgatggaGAAGCTCATCCAGAAACCACCGGTTGCCATTCCATCGCCCGCCCAGCAACCGCTCGTAGCGTTCAATCCGGAACGACCTCCGGAAG TCCCAGCCAAACCGACACCACCGAAACCGAGCGGTCCAAGCGCAAAGCTGCAAGCTCAGATCAAGAAGCAGTACCCGGACTTTGACATGAGCACGGTGGCTTCGCTTGCCGACCCATCGGCGAACGATCACACCTCGATCGACATTAAAACGCTGCGGGAAAAGAGCAAAAATCTCGATCTGCCGCTCATTTCCGCGCTCATGCACGATCGCTCGCTGCTGCGGCAGACGCGTGCTTTCGTCATGCCAAAGCACCCGAAATCGAACGGATCGAATGGTTTGCAGAAAGGTTCCAGTACCGGGCCGACACCCGGAACACCAACGATCAACGGCGAATCTCCGACTGGCAATGGTGGGTCGCCGCCCGGTAGTAACCCATCGCCCAAATCCAAGTATCCCGTGTCCGGATTGTCTACCACACAGCTGGCTAAGCCCCGCAAAACGTCGGCCAGCCATCGGCATCCGAACGACAAGCTACCGCCGCTACCGGGTCAAACGGGCCCCGGACAGACGGGCCCAACGGCGGAGGGCAACAACTATGTTATGGATCCAACGCCGACTCCGATCAAGCAGAAAAGCTTCAGCTCCTCCCAACCCAGTGCCTGA